The Deinococcus arcticus genome has a segment encoding these proteins:
- a CDS encoding potassium channel family protein, with amino-acid sequence MKSKQCLVIGLGRFGTAVATTLYEMGHEVVAIDQHEENVERVMNLVTHAAIVDASDERALRTLGVGDFDVVVVAIGTDVQANILATMNAKSLGAPYVVCKAIDEMARRVLERIGADLVIRPEHDMGVRLARQIATPNIVDTLDLGGDYAIVEIEANDRLKGTLRDLNLTGRFGVQVIAISRAGKIEVTPRAEDELRSHDKLVVIGTSHNLDDLRRYLGE; translated from the coding sequence ATGAAAAGCAAACAATGTCTTGTGATCGGGCTGGGCCGCTTTGGCACCGCCGTGGCCACCACCCTCTACGAAATGGGCCACGAAGTGGTGGCCATAGACCAGCACGAAGAAAACGTGGAACGCGTGATGAACCTTGTCACGCACGCTGCAATTGTAGACGCCAGCGACGAGCGCGCCCTGCGCACCCTGGGCGTGGGCGACTTTGACGTGGTGGTGGTGGCCATCGGCACCGACGTGCAGGCCAATATCCTGGCGACCATGAACGCCAAGAGCCTGGGCGCGCCCTACGTGGTGTGTAAGGCGATTGACGAGATGGCCCGCCGGGTGCTGGAGCGCATTGGTGCCGACCTCGTGATTCGCCCGGAACACGACATGGGCGTGCGGCTGGCCCGCCAGATCGCCACCCCGAACATTGTGGACACCCTGGACCTGGGGGGCGACTACGCCATCGTGGAAATCGAGGCCAACGACCGCCTGAAAGGCACCCTGCGCGACCTGAATCTGACGGGCCGCTTTGGCGTGCAGGTGATCGCCATCAGCCGGGCGGGCAAGATTGAGGTGACGCCGCGCGCCGAGGACGAACTGCGCTCCCACGACAAACTGGTGGTGATTGGCACCAGCCACAACCTTGACGACCTGCGGCGGTATCTGGGGGAATAG